Proteins from one Dysgonomonas sp. HDW5A genomic window:
- a CDS encoding TolC family protein: MITKKRKISLYLKIIAVFLCYFISLSTKAQELDDYNHVELPPLEVLFENAKSSATVKYYNSRKEAEKSMLKTVKNEWLRYFKIIGAYQYGIVGSLSTISESSQTQTLPINHLANTKQSFYNIGFGVSVPLDELFDRGNKVRRQKMEMEATEAEVERWHDEQKIRIIETYSKAKLFLSLLKIKAEAMVIAQAQYKVAESDFINGKINPADLSARKGVETDAKVNYEQAKAELSMALLQLEILSQTEILNK; encoded by the coding sequence ATGATAACTAAAAAAAGAAAAATAAGTCTATATCTTAAGATTATAGCTGTTTTTTTATGTTATTTCATATCCTTATCCACTAAGGCACAAGAGCTAGATGATTATAACCATGTTGAATTACCACCGCTAGAGGTATTATTTGAAAATGCCAAATCGAGTGCCACTGTAAAGTATTATAATTCACGCAAAGAAGCGGAAAAAAGTATGCTCAAAACTGTAAAAAATGAATGGCTGAGATATTTCAAAATCATCGGAGCATATCAATATGGAATAGTCGGTTCTCTATCTACAATTTCAGAATCAAGTCAAACTCAAACCCTTCCTATTAATCACTTAGCAAATACCAAACAGAGCTTCTATAATATAGGATTCGGAGTATCAGTACCTCTTGACGAGCTTTTCGACAGGGGCAATAAAGTTAGAAGGCAAAAAATGGAGATGGAGGCAACTGAGGCTGAAGTGGAAAGATGGCACGATGAACAAAAAATCAGAATCATAGAAACATACTCGAAAGCTAAACTATTTTTAAGTCTGCTTAAAATTAAAGCAGAAGCAATGGTAATAGCACAAGCTCAATATAAAGTTGCAGAATCTGATTTTATCAATGGGAAAATAAATCCGGCAGATCTTAGTGCCCGAAAGGGTGTAGAGACCGACGCTAAGGTGAATTACGAGCAAGCAAAGGCCGAACTAAGTATGGCCTTATTGCAACTCGAGATACTTTCACAGACCGAAATCCTTAATAAATAA